The Lampris incognitus isolate fLamInc1 chromosome 15, fLamInc1.hap2, whole genome shotgun sequence genomic interval AAGCAGCAGGAGAGGCGACAGCAGCAATCAGTCTCAGAGAGTGAGAAGCTACAGAGGCTGAAGGAGCGTGTGGAGAGTCAGGAGGCCAAGCTCAAGAAGATCAGGGCCATGAGAGGCCAGGTGGACTACAGCAAGGTCATCAATGGCAacctgtgtatgtatatacacatgaAGTTAAACACAtcattaaatgtgtgtgtgtgtgtgcgcgcgcgcgcatgtgcacAGGGTTGGTTGCCCATCaactccatgttggtaggcaacagaatagaccactacgctaccagaCGCTCAGATTTCATGTTAACAAACAAGCTTTAAACAAACAAGCTAGCAAACAAGTTTTAGCAAGTCAGTTAGGATATCTATGTTGTGCATGACACAACTAATTTTTCCAAAAGTTGACTGTGCCTTTCAACAGCTTggaaaattccagaaaattaTTTCATGGCTTTAGACGCTTCTATTAGCTAATTTACATCATTTGAGTCAATTTGGAGGTGTACCTGTGGATGTGTTTTAAGGCCTACCTTCAAACTCAGTGCCTCTTTGCTTGATATCATGGGAAAATAAAAAGAAATCAGCCAAGacctcagaagaaaaaaaaataggatcTCCACAAGTTTGGTTCATCCTTAGGAGGAATTTCCAAATGGCTGAAGGTACCACATTCATCTGTACAAACAGTAGTATGTAAATATAAACACCATGGGACCACATAGTTGTCATACCGCTCAGGAAGGAGACGCATCTGTCTCTTAGAGATGAAAGTACTTCTGCACGAAAAGTACAAATCAATCTCGGAACAACACCAAAGGACCTTGTAAAGATGCAGGAGGAAACGGGTACAAAAGTATCTATATCCACAGTAAAACAAGTCCTATATCGACATAACCCGAAAGGCCGCTCAGCAAGGAACAAGCCATTGCACCGAAACCACCATAGAAAAAAAGTCAGACTACAGTTTGCAACTGCACATGGGGACAAAGATCTTACTTTTTGGAGAAATGTCCTCTAGTCTGATGAAACAAAAATTTAACTGTTTGGCCATAATAACCATCGTTGtttggaggaaaaagggggaggcTTGTGAGCCGAAGAACACCATCCCAACCGTGAAGCATGggggtggcagcatcatgttgtGGGGGTGGGTACTTTGCTGCGGGAGGGACTGGTGCACTTCCAAAATAGATGGCGTCATGAGGAAGAAAATTGTTTGGCTATATTGAAGCAACATCTCAAGACATCAGACAGGAAGTTAAAAACTTGGTCGCAAATGGGTCTTCCAAATGGACAAGCATACTTCGAAGTcatggcaaaatggcttaagGACAACAAAGTCAAGGTATTGTAGTGGCCATCACAAAGCTCTGACCTCAATCCAATAGAAAATTTGCAGGCAGAACCGAAAAAGCTTGTGCAAACAAGGAGGCCTACAAACCGGACTCAGTTACACCAGTTCTGTCAGGAATGGGCCAAAATTCCAGCAACTTATTGTGAGAAGCTTGTGGAAGGCTACCAAAAACGTTTGATCCAAGTTAAACAATTTAAAGGCAGTGCTACCAAATATTAAGTGTATATAAACTTCTAACGCACTGGGAATGTGATGAAAAAAATAAACGCTGAAATAACTCATTCTCTTACTATTATTCTGACATTACACATTCTTAAAATAAAGTAGTGATTCTAACTGACCTAAGACAGAGAATGTTTACAAGGATTAAATGTCAGGAATTGTGAAAAACGTGAGTTTAAATGTATGGTATATTTAAACTTCCGACTTCAGCTGTTTATATTTAGTTGTTGGTACCAACAATGTGATCGATGTGCAATGTCTAGTTTTCACTTTCAGGCTGCATACAGCAATTTCTGACCACTAGAGGCCACATCGCAAGGCTACAGAGATTACAAAACATAAACACAGTTAAGCTGCTCCTCACCCCCTcctcccttctctcctctcccaaGAGGTTATGGGCCAAGCTATAATAAATGAAAGTCCAACATTGgttgtctctctccccccgcttttctccccaattgtacttggccaattaaccctatTTCCCGacctgtcccagtcgctgctccatccggggagggctgcagactaccacatgtttcctccgatacatgttgagttgtCAGCCACTTCttatcagctgacagtgaggagtttcgccagggggatgtagcacgtggaaggatcacactattccccccagttccccctccccttgaacaggcaccccggaccaaccagagcaggcgctagtgcagcgaccaggacacatacccacatctgactccccttccgcagacagggccaattgtgtctgtagggacgcccgaccaagccaatgGAGGTCCAATATTCACTCAAGTTTTAGCTGTAGTTTAGTCCACTGAATTCTGAGATGCATATTTGGGTTTTTTGGCTTGGTAGATGTTTTAATCCCTTCACCAGTCACTCTCTTTGTTTGACTCGCAGCCATTTTGTACTGAGCAGATAGTGGTTGAGTTCTGAACTTGTGAGTTGTGAGCAACTAATCCACAGTTTTGTTGGTGGGGTTGGGGTGTGGTGCGAGAAGAAGGGACTTGACCAGAGAGGGCAGTGCGCTTTGCCAGACTAGTAAAACCAAACAGAAAGTTGAGAAAATTGAGATGTTGATTCTCAGTGAGATTGATGTTACTAGGAATCCTTTGAAATTACAGGGAATCATTTAATTCACTatatcaaaaatattgcttaatgcagctttaaaCTTAGTTCAAAAGGTCTGTGTGAAAAATACATGAGTTCTGCATGTAGTCATTAAACATAACGCTCTAATTCACTTTACCATTCAGTAGTAGTAATTTAATGCTCTAACCACTATTTGGAACTACAGTTTATTGGATTAGATTTGTACTTAAATGACTTGTAATGTGGTATTATTTAAGTATAGATGTCCTACCAAATTGAGACATTGCATTAAGATAAAATAACAGTTCCACAAACACACTTTTGTACACAAATTCCTGAGGGCTAATGCACACTTACAGAGTACATACACAGAACCTAGAAACCCATATTTACATTAAGCTACTAGAAATCCTTGCATTCCAGCTAATGTAGAGTCAACATAATCTCCACATGTGACATTTCTCTTTTTCTCCGGGAGAAACTCTTGCATTGCCAGCCTATGTGTTGAAGGTATAGATAGTAGTCATCGTCATTGAGTATAAAGAACTGGAAAAATGGGAGCAAGGATGGGGACTTTCTGTAGTGTAATGTTTAAAGAGACTCTGACTAACAAACAAGGTTGAATTTCTCTGCCAAAAAATACAAGAAAAATGTTTATCGGTGACCTTATTTTCTGTTTCAAAAACGGAACAAATCTCTCAAGAACATTCATTGTTGTTTTAATTTACAAAGATGAATTTTTGTTTACTTATCTTGTTTTCATCACAGACACAAAGTCACAGATGAATATTTTTCATTATACTTGTGTGTCAGCAAAATAAACACCGGAACTTatgagatttttttccccccacacccAGCGGCAGAGATAGAGCAGGTGAGCAGCCTGTTCCAAGAGAAACAGTCTGAGTTGCAGGCGGCTGTGCTGCGGGTGGAGCAGCTAAGCGTACAGCTGGAGGACCTGCGACGGGGTAAACTCAATGGCATACAGACGGCCCTGGGTGGCCAGGTCACAGGCACTGCTGCCCTGGAGCTACGCAAGCTGTACCAGGAGCTACAGGTACTGCAATTTTGGATGACTGACACATGctttccttgttttttttccctccttaatTCTTTAAAATTGTTATGTGCACATGGCAGACTACTTAATACAGCCATAAAAATTGATATTGTTTTGTTGAGGCTTttttttacgtgtgtgtgtgtgtgtgtgtgtgtgtgtgtgtgtgtgtgtgtgtgtgtgtgtgtgcgtgcgtgcgtgcgcgtgtgttcaTCCCCCTCAGATCCGGAACAAGCTGAACCAGGAGCAAAACAGCAAGCTGCAACAACAGAAGGAGCTTCTCAACAAGCGCAACATGGAGGTGACACTCATGGACAAGCGCATCAGTGAGCTCCGGGAGCGCCTCTACAAGAAAAAAGCTGAGGCACGTCAAAAAGAGAACCTTCCTGTAAGGCTAGGAACACTCGGTGCACCTGCTCAAGCCTATTCTCTTTTTGTGTTAGAAAAAAATGTGTCCACTGTGGATCTCCAAGCGTGTTGTGACTACTGTCAGTGCATTGGTTAAAAATGTGTGGTGAAATGCAGCAGTGGTAATTGATCCACTGCAGTTCAGGTTGTTTTGACTTCAATGTTGTTTTCCATGTGACTGTTGCTGATAATTACATTTATTCATGGAAGATGACTCACACTGTGAAGCTACTATGGAGTGGACTTCCATTTAGAGTTCACGTATCCAAACTTTCATAGTGAGGACTATGAAACTAGATGAATACTGTATATTCAGGGAGGAAAAAATTCTAACAATGGTTTCTCGCATGATGGTAAAACTTGTGAAATTATTATTATacctaatattattattattatcataatcatcttttttttttatcttactcAAATTGTCTGTCACATCTGTCACGGGGTTGCACTGCCATTAGACTTGCTTGTTTGTATCAATGCTACAGAATAGGAGTTTCAGTGGGCATTCAGTAAACATTTTGCTCTATCCTCGGGTGGTACTAGTGTGTGTCAGTAATGATATTTCTCCCTTTTACCACCACCCATGCTTTCCACATTTGACAATTACCCTTCTCTCCTTTCTCATAGCTGAACAGAGCCAATGGGCCTCCCTCCCCTCAGCCAGCACCTGGTACCCTGGGCCGTGTGGCAGCAGTGGGTCCCTACATACAGGTCCCTGTGCCAGGCCGACAGGAAGGGGGCTACTCTGTACCACCAGACCCTCTAAAGCCTCAGACACTCGGGGTCAATACCCAGTCCAACCACGGCCGTTCCAAATCAGGTTGGTCATTGTCCTGGTCAGTTCCAAATAGTTtttagaaaaagaaaagcaataatAAACTATGAAAACCATCACTTCAACAAAGGACTTTACCAAGTCCCCTTACATTTGGATAATTAAGTAAGTTCTAGCTATTTGTTAACTTTTTGTCATTACAATagaaactttaacagggagacaaaACAAGATTAGAGGCAGCTGAAAAGGTACTTTTAAGGTTGGATATGTCAGTGTAGATAAATGCGCTTCCAGAGGCAGAATTATAAACAACTGCATTATTGTTCAGCAAATCTGAAGACAATTTTTGCTTTTAACACATTGTGCATGAATGGCATGTGGGTACAATCCCTGTTGGCTTCAGATGCTCAGTTGCTTTCTTCCTACCTGACTTTTCTGGTTTAGTTGATTCTCCACCTTGACTTGAACTCTTGTTTCTTTTCCCTCCTCCTCTAATCTCTTCCTGTGTGCTCTGTGGTGTATACTGTGATTTTCCTCCCTTTCTTTCCTGTTTTGTCATCTGTCTATGGTGTCCTCTCTTTGTGTGACGTCTTTGCTCCGCCGTGGGGTGGGGGCCTCATTGCCAGGGGCAGACAGTGTGCGAAAGCCTCCCGGCCCATGGAAGGTGTCTGATTTAGACATCATTGTGGACCCAGTGCCTCCGTCCCCTCCAGAATCGCACGCAGGTCCCGGAGCCTCCACTGGCTCTGATGGCACGTCCCGTGAGTGCACAGGTTGCCTAGAGGCAGAGGGACGGCACGTTTTGAACCTTGTCTCTCAAGTAGTGCACAGGATCGTCAGCATGCTGCTGGACTTTTTGTTCCATACCATATTCATATCCAATGAACACTGATAAACGATTAGGCAAATTCAAATTTGAGATCTGTAAAGAATGGGCGGTGACAGATTATGCCTCATGGGCACCCTCCAGTGACATCAACCCTATGACATTTGAAATCTCAAAACATTTTCTCACTAAAAGTGATCATGGTTTTCTGCACCAGTTCAAGTCCCAGAGGAATTGTAGATTAGCTGTGCAACTTGCAAGTGAGAGGAGCCAGTGCAAACTGCTAAAATGAGGAGGGCATCCTTGATTGATATATCATTTAGCCCATCCTTGCCTAATCTATCAATGCAATATATATCCAGATTATACAAATTGGCAAGAGTACTGACATTTTGACAAGCCATTTGGACACTTTCCTCTGTGGGATGGTTCATAATGTCAGACTAATTACCGCTTCCTTTAAAAACTTTGTTGCCATTCTCCAGAAATTATTTACTATtgagttatttttattttattgtaactGATAGCTGGCATCATTTTGCTTGTGCAGAAAATCTTTCAAGATGAAGCACTGctgatcctgtgtgtgtgtgtgtgtgtgtgtgtgtgtgtgtgtgtgtgtgtgtccgtgcgtgcgtgttcacgtgtttgtgtgtacgtgtttgtgtatgtactTTTGAGAAGGTTCACCTGTGCCCCAGTTACATTTACCAAAGCCATCATCCAGTAGATTTGAGCCTGGTTTCTAATTCCAACCTGCCTAACTTTTCACATCATCCTGTGAAACTGCACAGTGATGACATTAGAACCATAGTCAGTTTAATTCATCAAGCTTTCACTTGCACAAGGAAATTGTCTCATTCATGTTTCGTTGTCTCATTCATGTTCACTTCAGCACTGTCATTCCCAACAAACGATGCTTTCCACTGTCAAAAGTCTGTCACAAGCGACCATAACAAAGCTGAAAGCGTTGTTATGGTCATTCCTAAGATGCACCAAATGTCAGCCAATTTGCACTAAAACACAATCATTTTCAATAATTTACTGAGGAGTGTTGTTTTGGTCTTTAACTAGTGGTTTACTAATACTACAGCTATATTGCCACCGTTTTGCAATATCTGTCAAAAAGAATTGCTTGACTCATTTATGGCATATTTACCACACCcatttgtgctgtgttttgtcCATCTgaccctctttctttctccccattCTTAATGTTTATCAGTGTTGCTTTCTATGTTTTGGAGAATATTGGTTTTTatgtctttattttattatgtttttgtttattgtttGGATTCTATATGAGTAGCAGTGACATGGCTGCTGTGCATATTGTCTCTAAATATGGATGCTCTACAATCTAATAATCCTTAATGAAGTTTAACAACTGGATGATGAAAAGATAACAGTATCTTCATTTATGATACTTTTCAACCATTGCAGCAACATCCAGCATTTTTATCCCATTGATTGATAACCAAGCTTTGTCTTAGGAAAATTAAAGCTTTCttgctcatgtttttttttttttgttttttttttgagaaattgGTAGCAGCCACCTCATACCTTTTTTGGCAATGCTTGTGCAAGTTAATGGGGAGAATGAGGCAAGTATTTACCCTTTCTCAAGGACAAAACGGCAGCACGAAACCTTTCTTGAATTTCCCAAAAGGGTACATGGTTATTTGATGGGCTTTTTAAAAATTCCGACCCCTTCATTAATACCAGTTCTAGGTCAAAATGGTATACATGTGTTTGCAATTACAATTTTACATGATTGGTTTTCAGGAAATGGAATGCAGTTCCTTTGCTTAGCTTGGTTTTAGTACTCCTAACACTTCAAATAATGAAGAGAACTAAATACTAAATACCATTAAGACCTAGCTCTGGTGGATGTGCTTTGTCCATGATATATGAGCACTAAATCACTCCTCCACTTATCTTGCCAACTCCACGATCAAAAAGAACCCCACACTTCTCTTGCACGAAGTACTGATTGTGTCCTTATCACCTCTCTACCCTAGCGAATGATACTGGCTGGCCTACAGTAGGCAAAAACAATGCATCCCTCAAACCCCCTGACAGGAGGGACTCGGGTACAGATACCCAGGGTAAAAGCCCTCCTTCAGGTTCGCCTGTGGCTCCAACTCCAGAAAAGGTTTGTCTCCTTTCGTTTGATCTGCTTAAATGTGCACAGCAAAGAGGGAGCGGTTATTTCAATAGTCATGTACTCTGCCATAATTTCATGTTCAGAATTAAAGTGGGGATTTAATATGCTTTCTTTAAAAGAGCTCTCATAATATCTTGATAACATTATTATAGGCTAAAGGCAAGGAATTGTCTGACTGTCACCATTTtgaaactttgtttttcctcACCTTTGTGTAAAACAAATCATGGTCTAATCACGGTGGGTTGGGTGTGTTCATGCCTATACTCAGGTGCTTGACTCAAAGATTGCGGTTTCCCCTGCCATATCCAAGCCGCAGCCCCCTCCGTAtggctctcatctcatctcctcaacCGCTGGCAGCTCCCTGGAGCGTCGTAAGGATGCCCCACCGCCTCGGCCTCTCCCCAACCCGCCAGCCCCAGCCTGGCCTCGAGTTCCCCCTACCACAGGCTCATCTTCCCAGCAGATCCAGCAGCGCATCTCCGTACCCCCAAGCCCCACCTTTCAGCCCAACTCACCCCTTTTCCCCCCCGGGCTCAGCGAGCGGCTGGAACCCCCTCTAGCTGTGGCAGTGCGGCCCTTCATCCCAGATAGAGGCTCACGTCCTCAGTCACCACGCAAGGGCCCAGCTACCATGAACTCCAGCTCCATCTACCACATGTACCTTCAACAGGCAGCACCAAAGAGCCAGCCACACAAACCTGCTCTCAAAGCTGGTAAGAGGGCTTTAAGAGATGCAGCAGCATAACAAGGGAGATTAATGTTTAATGAACTATTAACACAAAAAAAACCTGTCAACTGGATTAGTTGATAAATCAGTTAATACATAGGTTAGACTAATGCTTTATGTAACTTATTAAGGTAGTAACAATTATGTTTTTAAGTACTTGTGCCGATTGAGCTTTGACATATTTGAAAATTGATGAGCTGTTTGGACCATCAGTTTTCCTACATGAATGGACATTAAAAGGGAAAATTATATGAAGGTAATTTATTGGCTTCATGAAGGAAATCCTTTTTCACAGCCGCTACAAGATCCAGAAAGACACAGCAGATAGAGAAACACACACGGGGCACTTCAAAAACAAAGTGAAAAAACATATACATATTCATACAGAGATATGTGTCATAATATTCTAATTtataatatattttgttctgcactgggcttttttccccccccataGTTTACGGAAAGCCTGTTCTCCCTGCCAGTTCAACACCACCCTCGCCCTTGCCTTTCATGCAAGCAGGTGGGGCTTTCCCCCTGCTCCAGGGTCACCCCAGCGGTGAGGACACCTTGGATGGTGAGGCAGATGATCTGGATGGCTGCCAGCCCCTTGAGCCCTCTGCGCCCCCTCCAAGTGTGGAGAATATTCCGCGGCCTCTCAGCCCCACCAAGCTCACGCCCATGGTGCACTCTCCACTGCGCTACCAAAGTGACGCTGACCTGGAAGTGCTCCGCAAAAAGCTGGCGAATGCTCCTCGGCCCCTCAAGAAGCGCAGCTCTATCACGGAGCCCGAGGGCCCAGGTGGACCCAACATCCAGAAGCTGCTGTATCAGAGGTTCAACACCCTGGCAGGGGGCATAGAGGGAAATGCGGTCAGCGGAGGGGGCAGTGGTGGCAGCCCGGGCAATGGCACGCCATTCTACCAGCCAGCCAATCCTCCAGGCTATCTAGCAGGCGACTCAGCTGCTGACACAGACAACGGCAATCCCCCCGCTTCTGAAATGGTGCTGCCTATGCCAGTGGGAGCTGAGGAGCCAGTCTCTGAGCCTCCACCTCCACCCACTGATGCTAATGACAACCAGCCATCACCATCGCCAACAGAGGGGCTGGCAGACCTTGCTGAGCCAGAGGAATCAgaggacaacaacaacaacaatgtgggAGGCCCCGAGGCCGTGCTCCCCAGCCCTGTGCCTGAGGTCAGCACTCCGGAGGAGATCGGCACCACGCCCTCACAGCCCTTGGTGAGAGAAGATGCATTTGTATATTTTGGAATGTATCGAAATCTGTCTCCGAGTTCCAGTACTTTACTGTTTGTAGAAATGGATCTGTTGCCCTGACACTGCCTTCGCTTTCCCTCTGCTTTTCATCAGGAGAAGCGCACCAACCTGAAGAAGCCCAATTCTGAGCGCACTGGTCATGGCCTAAGGGTGAAGTTCAACCCCTTGGCCCTCCTGCTTGATGCCTCACTGGAGGGAGAGTTTGATCTCGTCCAGAGAATCATctacgaggtgtgtgtgtgtgtgtgtgtgtgtgtgtgtgtgtgtgcgcgcgcggatGCGTGGGAACTTTTCttttgcatgtgcatgtttgaGTTTACTACTTGATTTGCTTTTGCACCTATTTTCTTGTGAGGACTGTCCCAGCTAACCCCCACCTCCATCCTCTCATCTCTGTTCCTCTATTGCCAGGTGGAAAACCCCAGCACTCCCAACGATGAGGGCATCACGCCCCTGCACAATGCTGTGTGTGCAGGACATCACCACATAGTCAAGTTCCTGTTGGATTTTGGGGTCAATGTTAATGCTGCCGACAGTGATGGATGGTGAGCCGTAGCTCTTTTGTGAGGCCTTTGGTGGTGTCACCAACTATCTGGAATGTGATATTGAGTTGCTCTTATTTGGCCTTTTTGGTTCATTGATAatattgattttgtgtgtgtgtgtgtctctctctctctctctctcataggaCACCGCTTCACTGTGCAGCTTCCTGCAACAGTGTCCATCTGTGCAAGCTGCTGGTGGAGTCGGGGGCAGCCATTTTTGCCAGCACCATCAGTGATGTGGAGACGGCTGCAGATAAGTGCGAGGAGATGGAGGAGGGCTACATCCAGTGCTCCCAGTTCCTCTATGGTGAGCGTCCTTCCTCTTGGACTGTTCTACTCTGACAAAGCTTTTAACAGACATACCTTTTTCCACTTGAGAACTGAAAGACTGTTGTTGAAGCCAGCAAATGTTTAAAGTCAATTTGAACCATCCTAAATATTGGGAGTAAAAGTTCAACATTAAATGCAGTTTGATATTTACAGACTTTTCATGTTTTCACATGAGAGACAATACCCAAATGAAAGCATTGATTTGTGCGGTCCCCTCCAGTGCAATTGCAAACCCAATTTCAAAACTATAAATGGTCACAGCTCATGCCAGTGATGGGAATCTGTACTGGCAAAAGAACGACCTGGTGTTTTCTCTACAGACGCCATCTCAACTGTTTATTTTCCACCTTTCTGTGTCCAGGTGTGCAGGAGAAGCTGGGTGTAATGAACAAGGGCACAGTGTATGCTCTTTGGGAGTATGAGGCTCAGAGTTCAGATGAGCTGTCCTTCAATGAGGGCGATGCCATTACCATTCTCCGGAGACAGGATGACAGCGAAACAGAGTGGTGGTGGGCACGCCTGGATGACAACGAGGGCTACGTGCCCCGAAACCTGCTAGGGGTAAAACCAACCACATACAGTGGCTCATATGTGTGGTTTCTCTTAAGAAATCCGTACTTAAAAAATTTCAAATTAATTTTTGATGTGAATccatacccacccacccacacctgaATCCCAAACAATGAGAATTTAGcgaattcattttttttttttgctttattttttAATCTTACTGTGACAGCATCATTGAGAACATTAAGAAAATTATAACGACTGTTTCTCCTCTCTTTTTTTAAACTCCAGCTGTATCCCAGGATAAAGCCTCGTCAGCGCTCCCTGGCATGATTTTGCTCCCCGTCACCCATTGGTTAACGACTGGACTCAGCAGAACAAAGAGCAGAGAACAAAAGGGCCTGGTGCTCTCTCCTTTTCCCTGTGGCCATAACCTCCCATGCCTTTTGCTTCTCCTGAAATCCTTACTCTGAAGCATAAGGCAGCAGTGAACTCTTGACACACGTAtttatgcataaacacacacccacacagaacaAAAAATAGTGAAATTCAAATGTCGCAAAGGGGAAAATCCCTTTAACCACTCCATGTTTACCCTGCAGGACCTCCAAACCCCACAACATTACTTTGTCATTCTCCTAATTCGACTTTCTCCTAATTCACTTGTCAGTACTTTATCAATCATCTCATTGAAGAACAAAACACAAACGTGTCTGTGTGTCCAACCAGTGCTCACACGTTTAAGTCAGCCAGACTCCAAGTTATTTTGCATGTTTTTCGGCTTATGTGAGGCCATTCAGGCACAGGAGAGCCAACTCGACAATATCAGGTCCACAGTGAAATTGTTTTACATGAAAGTTTATGATGAATGACCACATTGAAAATAGGCTACTTACGTTGCCTTCACATGAACTCTTGG includes:
- the ppp1r13bb gene encoding protein phosphatase 1, regulatory subunit 13Bb encodes the protein MMPMILTVYLSDGEQAVTEVPITPETTCRDVVEFCKEPGESGCHLAEVWRGNERAIPFEHMMYEHLQKWGPRKQEVKFFLRHEDSPTETSDQGSQQSQDQTIRRSGNSGEKHNENGVGNQRVELTLSELQEMATRQQQQIEAQQQMLVAKEQRLRYLKQQERRQQQSVSESEKLQRLKERVESQEAKLKKIRAMRGQVDYSKVINGNLSAEIEQVSSLFQEKQSELQAAVLRVEQLSVQLEDLRRGKLNGIQTALGGQVTGTAALELRKLYQELQIRNKLNQEQNSKLQQQKELLNKRNMEVTLMDKRISELRERLYKKKAEARQKENLPLNRANGPPSPQPAPGTLGRVAAVGPYIQVPVPGRQEGGYSVPPDPLKPQTLGVNTQSNHGRSKSANDTGWPTVGKNNASLKPPDRRDSGTDTQGKSPPSGSPVAPTPEKVLDSKIAVSPAISKPQPPPYGSHLISSTAGSSLERRKDAPPPRPLPNPPAPAWPRVPPTTGSSSQQIQQRISVPPSPTFQPNSPLFPPGLSERLEPPLAVAVRPFIPDRGSRPQSPRKGPATMNSSSIYHMYLQQAAPKSQPHKPALKAVYGKPVLPASSTPPSPLPFMQAGGAFPLLQGHPSGEDTLDGEADDLDGCQPLEPSAPPPSVENIPRPLSPTKLTPMVHSPLRYQSDADLEVLRKKLANAPRPLKKRSSITEPEGPGGPNIQKLLYQRFNTLAGGIEGNAVSGGGSGGSPGNGTPFYQPANPPGYLAGDSAADTDNGNPPASEMVLPMPVGAEEPVSEPPPPPTDANDNQPSPSPTEGLADLAEPEESEDNNNNNVGGPEAVLPSPVPEVSTPEEIGTTPSQPLEKRTNLKKPNSERTGHGLRVKFNPLALLLDASLEGEFDLVQRIIYEVENPSTPNDEGITPLHNAVCAGHHHIVKFLLDFGVNVNAADSDGWTPLHCAASCNSVHLCKLLVESGAAIFASTISDVETAADKCEEMEEGYIQCSQFLYGVQEKLGVMNKGTVYALWEYEAQSSDELSFNEGDAITILRRQDDSETEWWWARLDDNEGYVPRNLLGLYPRIKPRQRSLA